TGGAAAGTGGAATCTAGAGTTCCTTGTTGTGGTAGTTTTATGATAATGCTTGAAGATCATACACTTGGAAACCTAATTACAACGTAAGTTCATTAGTTTTAATTTGTGAGGTTTAAACTGGTAATACTtatcttaatattttctctaTTCAGACAATTATTACGTGATCCAAATGTCATATTTGCAGGGTACAAAGTACCTCACCCATTAGAGCCTCTTGTGCAAATTAGAATACAAACAAGAGAAAACACTACTCCATTTGTTGCGATTCAAAATGCTATTAAATCGATCCAAATGGAGTCACAGgtaatattgaattcatttaaagattcaatGAGAAACTATCCTATATACAAATAGagaataattgaattagaCTATAGTCgttattatttaatctATAATTCTTCTTTCCAATTGTTCTTTTgtttcatatttatatttagatAAATTACTAGCAATAACTAACAACAGCTTGATGTTGATTGTTTCTGGTTATTACCTTTTGAAAGTTGGATCCCTACTGAAGTATTATTAGCAAAACATCCTAaagtaattttgaaattagGAAATAAAGTTAGAAGGATTAATCCATCAATCTTTGATAAACTTACCATTCATATCTAAATTTGATGAGTTATCTTTCATCTTTTGATTATATACTTCCTGCAATAAATGCTCAAAAATATGTTTAACATTACATCTTGTGACTGCAGATGCTTCCGAAAAGAATAAGTTATTTTCTTGGGCAAAGTTTGCAGCTATATCAAATGGGACTTCTCTTTTACTTGGGTCCTTCTCAACTAAATCCAATTTATTCCCTACAAGCATCACAACAATATCAGGTTCCGAATTCTGCTTAATGTCCTCCAGCCACTTTGAAGCATTCAGAAAGCTTGATTTACGAGTTATATCATACACCAATAATGCACCCACAGATCGCCGATAGTGTGCCCTTGTGATTGCTCTATATCGTTCCTGCCCTGCTGTATCCCATATCTGAGCTTTCACTGTTCCTCCAATTGAAAGAGGCACTGTTCTTGTAGCAAACTCAACTCCTATTGTTGGTTGTGGAGTTTTTGGCAGAGCATCTCTTGTATATCGTGATAATAAATGAGTTTTCCCAACTGTTGCATCTCCTACTAATATGATCTTATAAAGATGGTCATATTCATCTGGTGAAGAACCCATTGAGTGTTTTTTCAATCTACATaaactttgaatttatAACTAATTATGGCCAATTGTATCCACCAACTTGTTTTGAAACCTATTTTTAAACTAAGAATTGAATCCCACTCACGAATTGGCGCCAAATCGTGAAACAACcctttttcaataatacattttatatttctgctaatggaaaataatataaacaCACAAACAATCTgacaaataaatattaaaaataaaataagaCATGATCAAAAAGTAGATAACTCAGCGACATTTTGGTCATTACTGAGATCGTTAAATTCGAATTAACCACTAATAGTGAGTTAGTTTTCGTTAGCTTACTTCTTATAACTTTGAATTCACTCTATTTCCTTAAAATCCACTACCGTAGTTGATCTTAGCTTGTGAAAAGTCCATTTCCGGATGAGCTGCCTTAAACTTTTCAAGAAGTTCATGCTGTTTTAAGTTATCGCTTGTAGGCAATCCCATCGCTTTTTGTCTCTGATCAAACATCATCTTCTCCACTGTAGCTCTGGTTTCTGGATCTAAATCTGAAAGCTTTGAATTCTCTGGTACAATCTTGGTAGTATCTATTTCTTGGTCTCCCTTTATAACACATGACCaccaattaatattttcctGCTTTTCTAGTACTATTTGAATAGTTTTCCCATCTATAATTGACCATAAACAGTCATCTGGCTTAACTTTTGAGTTTAGTTCACCATCTATAATTACTTCTCCTTTTACAACTACCTTCAATCTATtagttttaatattaatattacaatCTCTTGACTTGATTCCTGGAATAGTGTCAATAAGTACCTCCACAGTTCCTAGTGTCTGAGTCCAGGTATACTTATCTGTCGACCCTCCATTACCAGGAGGGGGAGCCTCTGTATCAGATTCTTCCTCATCGCCCAGCTTTTCATTGGTTTTTGTTGCTGGTTGACCTTTTTCATCGTCAGAAAAAACTTCTTCAATTTTCGGTACACTCTTTGTAGACATATTTTTCAgctcttcttcttctctCCTTTTCTGCTCTTCAATCTTCTTTTTTCGTTCTTCTTCTCTTTCCATCATTAAccttttttcttctcttctTTTATCTGCAGAGAGAGCCTGATATTTCCTAAAGTATTTCATTAGAattttctcttcttctCCCTGGTTCATTGCTGTGAAAAAATCGGTTTTCCTCAGCAAGAAACCAAATATTACATCCAAAAAATTCTCAATTCCATTTGCACTTTGAGCCAAGTTAATGAGAAGTGAATCAAATCTTTCATCCATCCTTGATAAAGCTTTTTATATactaaaaaattaattagaaaattattCTACTGTTTTTGACTTTGCCGCTAAACTTTTCCCAGCTCCCTAAGTTACAGCTCTTTCTACAgatatttctaattattACATAAGTTACTAGGTATTTAGCTCTATGAAGGGAGAAACTTAGGAAATCATTCAAGTTTCTTATTTGCTATCCAATTAGAATGCTACTAAAAAAACTAAAATTAACACTCCCAAGAtggtttttttttccatcTTGAAActaaataagaaaataagCCTATTGTTAATTTGCAATTTATTtgcaaaattatttatcattGCATGCATAAGAGTGATTTAGTTTGTAAACATACAATTTGCATGTAAATAAGATGTGCatgcaataataaatatcattaaGCCGGCTGAATAAATTTCGTATCAGTGCTctggaaaaaaataaataatttataagaACATGAATCATTTTGtcaagtaaaaaaaaaaaaatggacAAAGTCTGTGGTATGTGTCAAAATTTTACGtacaataaaaataattattactattgaaaaaaaattaataaaaacttATGCATAATCATGTGGAAGGTCCACATTGgatcttcaaatattaataaaaataataaataatagtgCGGACgtgataataaataatttgaatggGACCGAAAGAATTTAAGTGGAAATtggggaaaaaaaataaagaaataaagatataaagggaagaattaaaagaaagaaatgaGCAGAATTGTACATGACAGTAAATTCCGAAATTTGTATGGAGAGTGTATGCAAGATAGGTTTTCAGGCTTACATATTGTAACAAGCAGACATACAGTTGATGGATGTGGAATAGCAGCTTCAACAGAGTTTATAGCATTTCCAGCAGAGTGTAGCGGAGGAGGAAGTGTGGGTGTAATTGATAATAGTTCATTTGGATACAAACCAAATGTAGTATACTTTAAAGGCCACAAAGCAGCAGTTAGTGATGTGGAGTTTTCACCCTTTTACTCTTGTTT
This Cryptosporidium parvum Iowa II chromosome 7, whole genome shotgun sequence DNA region includes the following protein-coding sequences:
- a CDS encoding RNA polymerase II, which codes for MNYTNIADLYNLLTNFRVQWKVESRVPCCGSFMIMLEDHTLGNLITTQLLRDPNVIFAGYKVPHPLEPLVQIRIQTRENTTPFVAIQNAIKSIQMESQVILNSFKDSMRNYPIYK
- a CDS encoding Rablib gives rise to the protein MGSSPDEYDHLYKIILVGDATVGKTHLLSRYTRDALPKTPQPTIGVEFATRTVPLSIGGTVKAQIWDTAGQERYRAITRAHYRRSVGALLVYDITRKSSFLNASKWLEDIKQNSEPDIVVMLVGNKLDLVEKDPSKREVPFDIAANFAQENNLFFSEASAVTRCNVKHIFEHLLQEVYNQKMKDNSSNLDMNGKFIKD
- a CDS encoding NudC ortholog; protein product: KALSRMDERFDSLLINLAQSANGIENFLDVIFGFLLRKTDFFTAMNQGEEEKILMKYFRKYQALSADKRREEKRLMMEREEERKKKIEEQKRREEEELKNMSTKSVPKIEEVFSDDEKGQPATKTNEKLGDEEESDTEAPPPGNGGSTDKYTWTQTLGTVEVLIDTIPGIKSRDCNINIKTNRLKVVVKGEVIIDGELNSKVKPDDCLWSIIDGKTIQIVLEKQENINWWSCVIKGDQEIDTTKIVPENSKLSDLDPETRATVEKMMFDQRQKAMGLPTSDNLKQHELLEKFKAAHPEMDFSQAKINYGSGF